A genomic stretch from Kribbella amoyensis includes:
- a CDS encoding Gfo/Idh/MocA family protein: MSISIGVVGAGQFAPSFLRLWTAHPDVTEVRLTDVLPDRLAEMAERLGVKVTYSSFEDMLASDVDAVAIFTQRWLHGEMAIQALQAGKHVYSTVPMAIEADQIARIIELVKETGLTYMMGETSFYYPSSVYCREKLDKGEFGRVFYCEGDYVHDMDLGFYAAYQYSGGEEWKKTASFPPMLYPTHAVGNVLSVTGQHATHVSCIGVQDDRGDGVFDKDVSQFGNDFSNATALFKLADGGVMRTNEMRRVGYPSHIRESRLRVFGTEGSFEQLATTTVWQTKEGVEDISQLMETKPSGDLEDEDLANVDPALRDAFLSGLSPVHDRDRLPKEFAGLHNGHEGSHHFLADDFVRAVVDKAVPPVNAWVAARYTLPGIFAHKSAQQGGVQLEIPDHGDAPA, translated from the coding sequence ATGAGCATCAGCATCGGTGTGGTCGGCGCCGGCCAGTTCGCCCCCTCGTTCCTGCGGTTGTGGACCGCGCACCCCGACGTCACGGAGGTCCGGCTGACCGATGTGCTGCCGGACCGGCTGGCCGAGATGGCCGAGCGGCTGGGGGTGAAGGTCACCTACTCCTCGTTCGAGGACATGCTCGCCTCGGACGTCGACGCGGTGGCGATCTTCACCCAGCGCTGGCTGCACGGCGAGATGGCGATCCAGGCCCTGCAGGCCGGCAAGCACGTGTACTCGACGGTGCCGATGGCGATCGAGGCGGACCAGATCGCCCGGATCATCGAGCTGGTCAAGGAGACCGGCCTGACCTACATGATGGGGGAGACCAGCTTCTACTACCCGTCCTCGGTGTACTGCCGGGAGAAGCTGGACAAGGGCGAGTTCGGCCGGGTCTTCTACTGCGAGGGCGACTACGTCCACGACATGGACCTGGGCTTCTACGCCGCGTACCAGTACAGCGGTGGCGAGGAGTGGAAGAAGACGGCGTCCTTCCCGCCCATGCTCTACCCGACGCATGCCGTGGGCAACGTTCTCTCGGTGACCGGGCAGCACGCGACGCACGTGTCCTGCATCGGCGTCCAGGACGACCGCGGTGACGGTGTCTTCGACAAGGACGTCAGCCAGTTCGGCAACGACTTCAGCAACGCGACCGCGCTGTTCAAGCTGGCCGACGGCGGCGTGATGCGGACCAACGAGATGCGCCGGGTCGGGTACCCGTCGCACATCCGCGAGTCCCGGCTGCGCGTGTTCGGCACCGAGGGCAGCTTCGAGCAGCTCGCGACCACCACGGTCTGGCAGACCAAGGAGGGCGTCGAGGACATCAGCCAGCTGATGGAGACGAAGCCGAGCGGCGACCTGGAGGACGAGGACCTCGCGAACGTCGACCCGGCGCTGCGGGACGCGTTCCTGTCCGGGCTGTCCCCGGTGCACGACCGGGACCGGCTGCCGAAGGAGTTCGCCGGCCTGCACAACGGGCACGAGGGTTCGCACCACTTCCTTGCCGACGACTTCGTTCGCGCGGTCGTCGACAAGGCGGTCCCGCCGGTCAACGCCTGGGTCGCGGCCCGGTACACCCTGCCCGGCATCTTCGCGCACAAGTCGGCCCAGCAGGGCGGCGTGCAGCTGGAGATCCCGGACCACGGTGACGCGCCGGCCTGA
- a CDS encoding glycerophosphodiester phosphodiesterase codes for MIITGHRGAMGSEPENTLRSFRRGVEAGCDEIELDLRVTADDRLVVLHDATVDRTTNGSGAVEDLTFDELRALDAGRGEQVPTWEETIEAVDVRFQAEVKAARAVPLLVASLEADPELAARTMVTSSHADILLAVRRALPTATTGLIFGRTPDVADVLALTRAAEAEWALCGIAGLTADGVAKLHAEGLSVTAWPVPDPETLAEATTLGVDGITTDHPNLLLTPTH; via the coding sequence TTGATCATCACCGGCCATCGCGGCGCGATGGGATCCGAACCGGAGAACACGCTGCGCTCGTTCCGCCGAGGCGTCGAGGCCGGGTGCGACGAGATCGAGCTCGACCTGCGGGTCACCGCCGACGACCGGCTGGTGGTGCTGCACGACGCGACCGTCGACCGCACCACCAACGGCTCGGGCGCGGTCGAGGACCTCACCTTCGACGAGCTGCGGGCCCTCGACGCCGGTCGGGGTGAGCAGGTCCCGACCTGGGAGGAGACCATCGAGGCGGTCGACGTCCGGTTCCAGGCCGAGGTGAAGGCGGCGCGCGCGGTACCGCTGCTGGTCGCGTCCCTCGAGGCGGACCCGGAGCTGGCCGCGCGGACGATGGTGACGTCCTCGCACGCCGACATCCTGCTCGCCGTCCGCCGGGCCCTGCCGACCGCGACGACCGGCCTGATCTTCGGTCGTACCCCGGACGTCGCCGACGTGCTCGCCTTGACCCGGGCCGCCGAGGCCGAGTGGGCCCTGTGCGGCATCGCCGGCCTGACCGCCGACGGCGTGGCCAAACTGCACGCCGAAGGCCTCTCGGTCACGGCCTGGCCGGTCCCCGACCCCGAAACCCTGGCCGAAGCAACCACCCTCGGCGTCGACGGCATCACCACCGACCACCCCAACCTCCTCCTCACCCCGACCCATTAG
- a CDS encoding ABC transporter substrate-binding protein codes for MKRRAFLGLGLAATLAGCGYRSLDAEYEQPAGTVPKRYAHRTRVVFWSSYGGANGKAVDKLVAKFNESQTDVYVEAQFQGSYDDVAQKVAAGLIARQAPDIAVLSDVTWERFFLNDALEPLNGYFTDGFGPAVFHQKLFNEYVVKGQSWCVPFARSTPILYYNRDVFAKAGLPDRAPRTWSEMRSWGDTLAKVDAKGRPMRTLALAKVDGDWQFQGNVWQFGGAYSNGLDVAIDQDGAVAAGEFQRQLIHSDGHGYMASSPMTDFAGGLVAMCQDSTGGLKSAMSKAKFKVGAGFIPAEVAAGIATGGGGIGMFRNASAERKQAAAAFLAFLALPENSAWWTTQTGYLPVVDKAREDPALQKLVADEPNYGVAIAQLANARQQDAIRLYGRNANVAIYTGLQQIYADNAAPKKVFGAVADRLEAIGDEVRRLYEEKVL; via the coding sequence ATGAAGCGCAGAGCGTTCTTGGGGCTCGGCCTGGCGGCGACCCTGGCCGGCTGCGGGTACCGCTCGCTGGACGCCGAGTACGAGCAGCCGGCCGGGACGGTGCCGAAGCGGTACGCGCACCGGACCCGGGTGGTGTTCTGGTCCTCCTACGGCGGCGCGAACGGCAAGGCGGTCGACAAGCTCGTTGCCAAGTTCAACGAATCGCAGACCGACGTCTACGTCGAGGCGCAGTTCCAGGGCAGCTACGACGACGTCGCGCAGAAGGTCGCGGCCGGGCTGATCGCCCGGCAGGCACCCGACATCGCGGTGCTGTCCGACGTGACCTGGGAACGGTTCTTCCTGAACGACGCGCTGGAGCCGCTGAACGGGTACTTCACCGACGGGTTCGGGCCCGCGGTGTTCCACCAGAAGCTGTTCAACGAGTACGTCGTGAAGGGGCAGAGCTGGTGCGTGCCGTTCGCGCGCAGTACGCCGATCCTCTATTACAACCGGGACGTCTTCGCGAAGGCCGGGCTGCCGGACCGGGCGCCGCGGACCTGGAGCGAGATGCGGTCCTGGGGTGACACGCTCGCCAAGGTCGACGCCAAGGGCCGGCCGATGCGGACGCTGGCACTGGCCAAGGTGGACGGCGACTGGCAGTTCCAGGGCAACGTCTGGCAGTTCGGCGGCGCGTACTCGAACGGGCTGGACGTCGCGATCGACCAGGACGGCGCGGTCGCGGCCGGCGAGTTCCAGCGGCAGCTGATCCACTCCGACGGGCACGGGTACATGGCCAGCAGCCCGATGACGGACTTCGCCGGCGGCCTGGTCGCGATGTGCCAGGACTCCACCGGTGGCCTGAAAAGCGCTATGAGCAAGGCGAAGTTCAAGGTCGGCGCCGGGTTCATCCCGGCCGAGGTGGCGGCCGGGATCGCCACCGGTGGCGGTGGGATCGGGATGTTCCGGAACGCCTCGGCCGAACGCAAGCAGGCGGCGGCCGCGTTCCTCGCCTTCCTCGCGCTGCCGGAGAACTCGGCCTGGTGGACCACACAGACCGGGTACCTCCCGGTGGTCGACAAGGCGCGCGAGGACCCGGCGCTGCAGAAGCTGGTCGCCGACGAACCGAACTACGGGGTCGCGATCGCCCAGCTCGCGAACGCCCGCCAGCAGGACGCGATCCGGCTCTACGGGCGGAACGCGAACGTGGCCATCTACACCGGCCTGCAGCAGATCTACGCCGACAACGCGGCGCCGAAGAAGGTCTTCGGTGCGGTCGCCGATCGCCTGGAGGCCATCGGTGACGAGGTTCGACGACTCTACGAGGAGAAGGTGCTTTGA
- a CDS encoding carbohydrate ABC transporter permease, translating to MKVRALQYVVLLGVAAIFLGPLYWLISTAVKQPADIYQWPPDWWPDTFSWENFSLAWNAAPFDRFFLNSTVITVAGTALKVANAVLTAYAFAYLRFPFKKPLFLLILGAMMVPGHVTLLPNYLTVASLGWINTYAGLIIPGIGSAFATFLMRQHFLTLPTEVTDAAAVDGAGHLRTLWRVVLPMSRPMLITVVVITAVEEWNNFVWPLIVTNTAEMRTLPVGLLILKDEEGLANWGTIMAGTLLVLAPMLLIFLVAQRYIVGGITQGALKG from the coding sequence GTGAAGGTACGAGCGCTCCAGTACGTCGTCCTGCTCGGCGTCGCCGCGATCTTCCTCGGCCCGCTGTACTGGCTGATCAGCACCGCGGTGAAGCAGCCGGCCGACATCTACCAGTGGCCGCCGGACTGGTGGCCGGACACGTTCAGCTGGGAGAACTTCTCGCTGGCGTGGAACGCGGCGCCGTTCGACCGGTTCTTCCTGAACTCGACCGTGATCACGGTCGCCGGGACCGCGCTGAAGGTGGCCAACGCCGTGCTGACGGCGTACGCCTTCGCCTATCTGCGGTTCCCGTTCAAGAAGCCGCTGTTCCTGCTGATCCTCGGCGCGATGATGGTGCCCGGGCACGTCACGCTGCTGCCGAACTACCTGACCGTCGCGTCGCTCGGCTGGATCAACACCTACGCGGGCCTGATCATCCCCGGTATCGGCTCGGCGTTCGCCACCTTCCTGATGCGGCAGCACTTCCTCACCTTGCCGACGGAGGTCACCGACGCCGCCGCCGTCGACGGGGCCGGGCACCTGCGGACGCTGTGGCGGGTCGTGCTGCCGATGTCGCGGCCGATGCTGATCACGGTCGTGGTGATCACCGCGGTGGAGGAGTGGAACAACTTCGTCTGGCCGCTGATCGTCACGAACACGGCCGAGATGCGGACCCTGCCGGTCGGGCTGCTGATCCTCAAGGACGAGGAAGGGCTGGCGAACTGGGGCACGATCATGGCCGGCACGCTGCTCGTGCTCGCGCCGATGCTGCTGATCTTCCTCGTCGCCCAGCGCTACATCGTCGGCGGCATCACCCAAGGAGCGTTGAAGGGATGA
- a CDS encoding carbohydrate ABC transporter permease → MTVLDLPARSHPDQHRQIAHSNQRRRQRRREYGLFALLVAPNLLVIAVFAYWPIVYNAFLSLTDWNMIAARPEFVGLTNYANTLTDPAFHKTLGITVAFTGLIVLGSLVIGLALALLFNQPLKGRGLVRTMSFAPHILSGAAVATIWLFIFDPGYGLMRALIEPLGAEPPDWMNNSDWALPGLVIVYLWKNVGFTALIYLAGLQGLPKELDEAAAIDGASTWTRFRAIKLPLLTPITFFLLITTVIGTFQAFDVIAVMTGGGPGDATTTLSWSIYNEGFQAFNAGRAATLSIIMFVILLVVTTVQARVMERRVHYK, encoded by the coding sequence GTGACAGTTCTCGACCTGCCGGCCCGGTCGCATCCCGACCAGCACCGGCAAATTGCCCACAGCAACCAACGGCGCAGGCAGCGGCGCCGCGAGTACGGCCTGTTCGCGCTCCTGGTGGCGCCGAACCTGCTGGTGATCGCGGTGTTCGCGTACTGGCCGATCGTATACAACGCGTTCCTCAGCCTGACCGACTGGAACATGATCGCGGCCCGGCCGGAGTTCGTCGGGCTGACCAACTACGCGAACACGCTGACCGACCCCGCGTTCCACAAGACGCTCGGGATCACCGTCGCGTTCACCGGTCTGATCGTGCTCGGCAGCCTGGTGATCGGGCTCGCGCTGGCGCTGCTGTTCAACCAGCCGCTGAAGGGCCGCGGCCTGGTCCGGACGATGTCGTTCGCGCCGCACATCCTGTCCGGTGCCGCGGTCGCGACGATCTGGCTGTTCATCTTCGACCCCGGCTACGGCCTGATGCGGGCGCTGATCGAACCGCTCGGCGCCGAACCGCCGGACTGGATGAACAACTCCGACTGGGCGCTGCCGGGTCTGGTCATCGTCTACCTGTGGAAGAACGTCGGCTTCACCGCGCTGATCTACCTGGCCGGTCTGCAGGGGCTGCCGAAGGAGCTCGACGAGGCGGCCGCGATCGACGGCGCGAGCACCTGGACCCGGTTCCGGGCGATCAAGCTGCCGTTGCTCACACCGATCACGTTCTTCCTGCTGATCACCACGGTGATCGGCACGTTCCAGGCCTTCGACGTGATCGCGGTGATGACCGGCGGCGGTCCGGGTGACGCGACCACCACGCTGAGCTGGTCGATCTACAACGAGGGCTTCCAGGCGTTCAACGCGGGCCGCGCGGCGACGCTGTCGATCATCATGTTCGTCATCCTGCTCGTCGTCACCACCGTGCAGGCCCGGGTGATGGAGAGGCGGGTGCACTACAAGTGA
- a CDS encoding inositol monophosphatase family protein has protein sequence MPLTDAPRDLLALATRLALEAGVELLGRQAGLSVEQAQTKSSGTDPVSAADRASERLIVTGLAAERPKDGVLGEEGARTASVSGLTWVIDPLDGTVNYLYGRPDWCVSIAVEDGEGALAGVVHQPTTGITWSAVRGAGATRDGRPLQLRTSRGLAEALVATGFSYLADRRAEQAEYLGRVLPGVRDLRRGGSAALDLCSVADGTADAYYEHVIQPWDVAAGALIAREAGATTVGGPGTPLPGGLLAAPAGLAEALLGLLDPSRKRVA, from the coding sequence GTGCCGCTCACAGACGCTCCCCGCGACCTGCTCGCCCTCGCCACTCGGCTCGCCCTCGAGGCCGGCGTCGAGTTGCTCGGGCGGCAGGCCGGGCTCTCGGTGGAGCAGGCACAGACGAAGAGTTCCGGCACCGATCCCGTCAGTGCCGCGGACCGCGCCTCCGAGCGTCTGATCGTCACCGGGCTGGCCGCCGAGCGGCCGAAGGACGGGGTGCTCGGTGAGGAAGGCGCCCGGACGGCGTCCGTCAGCGGGCTCACCTGGGTGATCGACCCGCTCGACGGCACCGTGAACTACCTGTACGGCCGGCCCGACTGGTGTGTGAGCATCGCGGTCGAGGACGGCGAGGGCGCCCTGGCCGGAGTGGTGCACCAGCCGACGACCGGGATCACCTGGTCCGCGGTCCGTGGCGCCGGTGCCACCCGGGACGGCCGTCCGCTCCAGCTCCGGACCTCCCGCGGACTCGCGGAGGCGCTGGTGGCCACCGGCTTCTCCTACCTGGCCGATCGCCGGGCGGAGCAGGCGGAGTACCTCGGTCGCGTACTCCCCGGAGTCCGCGACCTGCGCCGTGGGGGATCCGCGGCGCTCGACCTGTGCTCGGTGGCCGACGGGACGGCCGACGCGTACTACGAACACGTGATCCAGCCCTGGGACGTCGCCGCCGGCGCGTTGATCGCGCGGGAGGCCGGAGCCACGACGGTCGGTGGACCGGGTACGCCCTTGCCGGGTGGCCTGCTCGCCGCGCCGGCCGGCCTCGCCGAGGCGTTGCTGGGGTTGCTCGACCCGTCCAGGAAGAGGGTGGCGTGA
- a CDS encoding MgtC/SapB family protein codes for MDLVTSTTWTELLLLLMAFGLSMLIGVERQLQQKSAGLRTHTLVGTGSALFTLVSGFGFAGVLGTDVNLDPSRIAAQIVSGVGFLGAGVIFMRRDVVRGLTTAATIWMTAAIGMACGAGMPILAAAATVLHLIAVGAFGRLAQFLPSPDRRRIVTVRYLDGNGVLRTILSTATSMGFEASVVGTEAYRDSGTPQVRAAMRFRGRPPLQDLVLALGSLEGVTGVRLRDDDD; via the coding sequence ATGGACTTGGTCACCTCGACGACCTGGACCGAATTGCTGCTCCTGCTGATGGCCTTCGGGCTGTCCATGCTCATCGGGGTGGAGCGTCAGCTGCAGCAGAAGAGTGCCGGGTTGCGTACACACACCCTGGTCGGCACCGGATCGGCTCTGTTCACCCTCGTCTCCGGCTTCGGCTTCGCCGGGGTGCTCGGGACGGACGTGAACCTGGACCCGTCCCGGATCGCCGCCCAGATCGTCTCCGGCGTCGGGTTCCTCGGCGCCGGGGTGATCTTCATGCGCCGCGACGTGGTTCGCGGGCTGACCACTGCCGCCACGATCTGGATGACGGCCGCGATCGGCATGGCCTGCGGGGCCGGGATGCCGATCCTGGCCGCGGCCGCCACCGTGCTGCACCTGATCGCGGTCGGCGCGTTCGGGCGGCTGGCGCAGTTCCTGCCGTCACCGGACCGCCGCCGCATCGTTACGGTGCGGTACCTGGACGGCAACGGCGTGCTGCGCACCATCCTGTCCACGGCGACGTCGATGGGTTTCGAGGCCTCCGTCGTCGGGACCGAGGCGTACCGGGACAGCGGGACGCCGCAGGTCCGCGCCGCGATGCGGTTCCGGGGCCGGCCGCCGCTGCAGGACCTTGTCCTCGCGCTGGGCTCGTTGGAGGGTGTCACGGGCGTCCGGCTGCGCGATGACGACGACTGA
- a CDS encoding 2-hydroxyacid dehydrogenase — protein sequence MRTVKALLAGDHFVRNELLAAALTALPDVRFEFREVTLPWPLTPFGPVAEVDEASDAEDQLIGALPGVELAVTQMGPFTERVLDAAPDLRFLVCCRGGPVNVNVPAAIKRGITVASTPGRNAVAAAEHAVALMMGAMRRLPQLQRTLEQGEWRSDLYAYDECGTELDGATVGLIGYGAIGRRVARVMLAFGARVLVVDPILDRAAPPDGVEVVELNDLLRQSDVVSLHARLTDTTRGMIGADQLARMRRGSVLVNTARGGLLDYDATVDALESGHLGAAAFDVFAAEPVPPGSRLLTAPNVVMTPHLAGATQQTALRAGSIAAEAVAAYLVGREPVGVQR from the coding sequence ATGAGAACCGTCAAGGCCCTGCTGGCCGGCGACCACTTCGTCCGCAACGAGCTGCTCGCCGCCGCGCTGACCGCCCTGCCCGACGTGCGGTTCGAGTTCCGGGAGGTCACGCTGCCGTGGCCGCTCACGCCGTTCGGTCCGGTCGCCGAGGTGGACGAGGCCAGTGACGCGGAGGACCAGCTGATCGGGGCCCTGCCCGGGGTCGAGTTGGCGGTCACCCAGATGGGCCCGTTCACCGAACGCGTCCTGGATGCTGCTCCCGACCTGCGCTTCCTGGTCTGCTGCCGCGGCGGCCCGGTCAACGTGAACGTCCCGGCCGCGATCAAGCGCGGGATCACGGTCGCGTCCACCCCCGGCCGGAACGCGGTCGCCGCCGCCGAGCACGCGGTCGCCCTGATGATGGGCGCGATGCGCCGGCTCCCCCAGTTGCAGCGCACGCTCGAACAGGGGGAGTGGCGTAGCGACCTCTATGCGTACGACGAGTGCGGTACCGAGCTGGACGGTGCGACCGTCGGCCTGATCGGGTATGGCGCGATCGGCAGACGGGTCGCCCGGGTCATGCTCGCCTTCGGAGCACGGGTGCTCGTCGTGGATCCGATCCTGGACCGGGCCGCGCCGCCGGACGGGGTCGAGGTGGTCGAGCTGAACGACCTGTTGCGGCAGTCGGACGTGGTCAGCCTGCACGCCCGGCTGACCGACACGACGCGCGGCATGATCGGCGCCGACCAGCTCGCCCGGATGCGCCGGGGGAGCGTCCTGGTCAACACAGCGCGTGGTGGTCTGCTCGACTACGACGCGACCGTGGACGCGCTGGAGTCCGGGCACCTTGGTGCCGCGGCGTTCGACGTGTTCGCGGCCGAACCGGTCCCGCCCGGATCGCGCCTGCTGACGGCACCGAACGTGGTCATGACGCCACACCTCGCAGGCGCCACCCAGCAGACCGCACTGCGGGCCGGGTCGATCGCCGCCGAGGCGGTGGCCGCTTACCTCGTCGGCCGCGAGCCGGTAGGCGTGCAACGCTGA
- a CDS encoding FGGY-family carbohydrate kinase, which yields MDVGVDVGTTVTKAVAFDEHGRQLAEASRPTRLVRPGPGRFEHDTAEIVASVNEVVAELAERTTATEVGVLAITGQGDGLWLVDATGHAVRPAISWLDARSSSILEQWTTDGVADQVFRRSGNRMFPGASGPLLAAVLAEEPDVLRAAATAAYCKDVVMQRLTGVRATDVSDASAPFLDPRTGEYNDEALAACGLTDWRHILAPVEPKGPIGELTDPGTGLPLGTRVSAGPYDLPAAAIGAGVTEVGDALLTVGTTLACQVVTRDLPVDGEPAGLFLGTWTPGVWLRAMPAMVGTAALDRVLALVGLGTDKLAGLLAESPPGANGVTVLPYLSEAGERAPFVDTRARGSFDGISLATSQADLVRATCEGIAYAARHCLDAAGWTGKVTVCGGGARSGEWTQILADVLNSPLHTTEASQVAARGAVVAAKRGLGPVGDEWIAETRQVDPDPARAAFYAEGYAHYLRRIEAARPRWADPAPYPTTPQPTTTTPGVR from the coding sequence GTGGACGTCGGAGTAGATGTCGGCACCACCGTCACGAAGGCCGTCGCCTTCGACGAGCACGGCCGCCAGCTGGCCGAGGCGTCCCGCCCGACCCGGCTGGTCCGGCCGGGACCGGGCCGGTTCGAGCACGACACCGCCGAGATCGTTGCCTCGGTCAACGAGGTGGTCGCCGAGCTGGCCGAGCGTACGACTGCCACCGAGGTCGGGGTGCTGGCGATCACGGGCCAGGGCGACGGGCTCTGGCTGGTGGACGCCACCGGGCACGCGGTCCGGCCGGCGATCTCGTGGCTGGACGCGCGGAGCAGTTCGATCCTGGAGCAGTGGACGACCGACGGCGTGGCCGACCAGGTCTTCCGCCGATCCGGGAACCGGATGTTCCCCGGCGCGTCCGGCCCGCTGCTGGCCGCCGTACTCGCCGAGGAGCCGGACGTCCTGCGGGCAGCGGCCACCGCGGCGTACTGCAAGGACGTCGTGATGCAGCGGCTGACCGGAGTTCGCGCGACCGACGTGTCCGACGCGTCGGCGCCGTTCCTCGATCCACGCACCGGTGAGTACAACGACGAGGCGCTCGCCGCGTGCGGTCTGACCGATTGGCGGCACATCCTCGCCCCGGTCGAGCCGAAGGGACCGATCGGCGAGCTGACCGATCCAGGGACCGGTTTGCCCTTGGGGACAAGGGTTTCCGCCGGACCTTACGACCTGCCCGCGGCCGCGATCGGCGCCGGCGTGACCGAGGTCGGCGACGCTCTGCTCACGGTCGGTACGACGCTCGCGTGCCAGGTGGTCACCCGGGATCTGCCCGTCGACGGCGAACCGGCCGGGCTCTTCCTCGGGACCTGGACGCCCGGTGTCTGGCTCCGCGCGATGCCCGCGATGGTGGGGACCGCGGCGCTCGACCGGGTACTCGCCCTGGTCGGCCTGGGGACCGACAAGCTCGCCGGGTTGCTCGCGGAAAGTCCACCTGGTGCCAACGGCGTCACCGTCCTCCCGTACCTGTCCGAGGCGGGCGAGCGGGCGCCGTTCGTCGACACCAGGGCCCGCGGCAGCTTCGACGGGATCTCGCTCGCCACGTCCCAGGCGGACCTGGTCCGTGCCACCTGCGAGGGCATCGCGTACGCCGCGCGGCACTGCCTGGACGCGGCCGGCTGGACCGGCAAGGTGACCGTCTGCGGTGGCGGTGCCCGCAGCGGTGAGTGGACACAGATCCTCGCGGACGTCCTGAACAGCCCGCTGCACACGACCGAGGCGTCCCAGGTCGCCGCCCGGGGTGCCGTCGTCGCTGCGAAGCGGGGGCTCGGCCCGGTCGGCGACGAGTGGATCGCCGAGACCCGGCAGGTCGATCCCGACCCGGCCCGCGCCGCCTTCTACGCCGAGGGCTACGCGCACTACCTGCGCAGGATCGAGGCCGCCCGGCCGCGCTGGGCCGATCCTGCTCCGTACCCGACGACGCCGCAACCGACGACAACGACACCAGGAGTTCGATGA
- a CDS encoding DeoR/GlpR family DNA-binding transcription regulator produces MTDADGDTTELSRPARRQAEIAEYVVQHGSVSANDLVEAFGVSVMTVHRDLDELERRGVVRKYRGGVTAQPTSVFESNVAYRMTAAHAEKAAIARHARAMIEPGMSVMLDDSTSALALVDLLEDITPLTVATNFLPAISKLAGYRDVTLLALGGIYSATHDSFGGMPCAEAVQALHTDLLFCSVSAVSPTHAFHQEQEIVLVKQAMLRSAATKVLLVDHGKLQRTALHRLAPLTDFDAVVVDEKTPADLVKTLRDHGASVEVAQL; encoded by the coding sequence ATGACCGATGCCGACGGTGACACCACCGAACTGAGCCGCCCGGCCCGCCGCCAGGCCGAGATCGCCGAGTACGTCGTGCAACACGGCTCCGTCTCCGCCAACGACCTGGTCGAGGCGTTCGGCGTCAGCGTGATGACAGTGCACCGCGACCTCGACGAACTCGAACGCCGCGGCGTCGTCCGTAAGTACCGCGGTGGCGTCACCGCCCAGCCGACCAGCGTGTTCGAGTCGAACGTGGCGTACCGGATGACCGCGGCGCACGCGGAGAAGGCGGCGATCGCGCGGCACGCCCGGGCGATGATCGAGCCGGGCATGTCGGTGATGCTGGACGACTCGACCAGCGCGCTCGCCCTGGTCGACCTGCTCGAGGACATCACCCCGTTGACCGTGGCGACGAACTTCCTGCCCGCGATCAGCAAGCTGGCCGGGTACCGCGACGTCACGCTGCTCGCGCTCGGCGGGATCTACTCGGCCACGCACGACTCGTTCGGCGGGATGCCGTGCGCCGAGGCGGTCCAGGCCCTGCACACGGACCTGCTGTTCTGCAGCGTGTCGGCAGTGTCGCCGACGCACGCGTTCCACCAGGAGCAGGAGATCGTCCTGGTCAAGCAGGCGATGCTGCGGTCCGCGGCGACCAAGGTGCTGCTCGTCGACCACGGCAAGCTGCAGCGGACCGCGCTGCACCGGCTGGCCCCGCTGACCGACTTCGACGCGGTCGTGGTGGACGAGAAGACACCGGCCGACCTGGTCAAGACCCTGCGCGACCACGGCGCCTCCGTGGAGGTCGCGCAACTCTAG
- a CDS encoding histidine phosphatase family protein yields the protein MRTTIVLARHGRTEWHHGNRYTGSSDLPIDDVGRQQALVLRDWAADFAPDALWSSPMLRARQTVEPTAAALGLTPTVDARLREVDFGSAEGKMLSELPPAVAKAFELDPVGSHFPGGEDPAAAADRVTEAFHEIAARHQGQKVLLVAHNTLIRLLVCRVLGIELTEYRRLLPMLGPAALVRLRWQDGRVGLEAYNIPAVRTEIPA from the coding sequence ATGAGAACGACGATCGTCCTGGCCAGGCACGGCCGGACCGAGTGGCACCACGGCAACCGGTACACCGGGTCGTCGGACCTGCCGATCGACGACGTCGGCCGGCAGCAGGCGTTGGTGCTCCGGGACTGGGCGGCCGACTTCGCGCCGGACGCGCTCTGGTCGTCGCCGATGCTGCGGGCCCGGCAGACCGTCGAGCCGACGGCGGCCGCGTTGGGGCTGACCCCGACGGTCGACGCCCGGCTCCGCGAGGTCGACTTCGGGTCGGCCGAGGGCAAGATGCTCAGCGAACTGCCGCCCGCGGTCGCGAAGGCGTTCGAGCTGGACCCGGTCGGCTCGCACTTCCCCGGTGGCGAAGATCCAGCGGCCGCGGCCGATCGGGTCACCGAGGCGTTCCACGAGATCGCCGCGCGGCACCAGGGTCAGAAGGTGCTCCTGGTCGCGCACAACACCCTGATCCGGTTACTGGTCTGCCGCGTTCTCGGCATCGAGCTGACCGAGTACCGGCGGTTGTTGCCGATGCTCGGACCGGCGGCGTTGGTGCGGCTGCGGTGGCAGGACGGCAGAGTTGGACTCGAGGCCTACAACATCCCCGCAGTCCGAACGGAGATCCCCGCATGA